CGACGAGTGGTGGCGCCACCGCGTTTTCGGGGGCCACGACGTCGACCCGTTCGTCTACGCCTACGAGCGCGACGGAGAGGTGGCCGGCTACCTCGTCTACGCGATCGGTTCGGACGGCGACGGGCGGACGATGCGCGTCTCGGAGCTGATCGCCGTCGACACCGACGCCCTGCTGGCGCTGCTCGCGTTCTGCTACGACCACGACTCGCAGGTCGGACGGATCGAACTCCGCGTCTCCGAGACGGTTCCGATTCGGGAACTGGCGATGGAGCCCGACGAGATCGAGACGACGATCGACGACGGTCCGATGGTCCGCCTCGTCGACGTCGCGGAGACGCTCCCCGCGCTGTCGCCGCCCGACGCGAGCGCATCGCTCACGCTCGCGGTCGAGGACCCGTTGGCCAACTGGAACGACGGACGGTTCGCGCTCGAGGCCGCGAGCGGACGGCTAACCTGCGAGCGGCTGGACGCGGCTTCGGACGCCGGTTCCGACGCGACGCTCGATGTCGGTGCACTCTCACAGCTCGCCGTCGGCGCCCGGTCGGCGACGGACCTCGAGCGCACGGGCCGGCTCGAAGCGGATCCCGACGCGGTGTCGACGCTCGAGTTCCTGTTCCCGGAGACGGACGTTTACTTCGGCGAGTACTTCTGAGCGCTCACACCACGTTCCGCTCGACCCGCTCGATTCCGGCCTCGAACCGGTCGCTCGAGAGCGCCTCGATGTCGACCAGCGACGCCTCGCCGTCGACGATCAGTTCGGCGACGATCCGGCCGGTCGCCGGTGCGTGCTGGAAGCCGTGGCCGGAGAAGCCGGCCGCGGTGACGAGTCCGGGAACCGTCTCCTCGAGAATCGCGTTGTCGTCGGGTGTGACGGCGTACAGGCCGGCCCAGCCGCGCTTGATCCGGGACTCCGGTCCGAAGTAGGTCGTCCACTCCGAGGCCGTCTCGAGGACGTCGGCGGCCCAGTCGAACTCGATCCCCCGATCGTAGCCGTCCGGGTCGCGGTCCGGGTCGTCGTCCGTGAGGTGGCCGCCGACTAACGCCTCGCCGTCTCGCTCGGGCCGGAAGTAGGTCCCCGTCTCGAGGTCGATCGTCAGCGGGTCGGTCTCGGGCACCGGTTCCTCGGGATCGACGACGACCATCTGGCGTCGCTTCGGCGCGATCGGCAGCGAGACGCCCGCCATCTCCGCGACCCGTCGGGCCCACGGCCCCGCGGCGTTGACGACGAAGTCGGCCTCGAGTCGGCCGTCCGGTGTCTCGACGCCCGTAACGCGCCCTTCGTCGCGGCTCCCGCTTCCCTCAGCGTTCCGGAGCACGTCGGTGATCAGCGTCTTCGTCCGGATGTCGACGCCCGCGTCGGCCGCCGCCCGCGCGTACGCCTGCAACGCGAGGTGCGGATCGGCGAAGCCGTCGGTCGGGGAGTAGGACGCGGCCACGAATTTCTCCGGATCGATCCCGGGACAGTGCTCGCGGGCGGCGTCGGGATCGAGTATCTCGCTCGGAACGCCGCGCTCGTTCTGCATCTCGACGGCCTGTTCGAGCGCCGACGCGGTTTCCGCGGCGCGCGCGAGGAAGAGATAGCCCGTTCGCCGATAGTCGATGTCGGTCCCGAACCGCTCCTCGAACGTGTCCCAGACCGCCATGCTCGCGACGGAGAGTTCGACGTTGGTCGGCGTCGAGAACTGGGCCCGGATGCCGCCCGCGGCCCGTTCCGTGCTGCCGCTCCCGATCGATCCCTTCTCGCAGACCACGACGTCGACCCCGCGCTCGGCCAGCGCGTAGGCGCTCGAGAGTCCGACGATCCCACCACCGATAACGACGGTGCGCATGTGGGTTTCGTTGGCACGTGTGAGGATAAGCGTTCGTTCGCTCTGCAGCGACTGTCACCGAGTCCGTTCGGTTCGATCGTCCCGGAACCGGTCCGGCGAGAGGCGCCTGCGGACCTCGGGATCGACCTCGTCTGCGAGCATCTCGCGGACGACGTCGGCGACGGCCGGCGCGAGGGTAATCCCCTTCCCCGTCATCCCGACCGCGACGAGGTAGCCGTCGACGGCCGTCTCGCCGACGATCGGGCGCCCGTCCGGCGTGACGGTCCGGTACCCGACCCACTCGTCGACGACCGACGCCCCTTCGAGCGCGGGGACGGCGGTCTCGAGGGCCGTTACCGACTCCGCGAACCCCTCGGGGAGGGAGCGATCCCGCAGGTCGTAGCGCTGTCCCTCGACGTACTCCGTTCGGTACGCGCCGATCCACGCCCCCGTTTCGCCGGCGGGGCGGACGTACCGCTTCGACTCGAAGATCGCCGTCGGACACTCGAGCGGCTCGCGACAGTCGAGGGCGACCATCGGTCCTCGCGTGTGACAGAGCGGCAGCGAGACGCCGACCAGTTCGTTCAGTTCCGGCGCCCACGGCCCCGTCGCGTTGACGACGCGGTCGGCCTCGAGCCGGCCCGCGTCGGTGTCGACGGCCGAGACGGCGCCCGAGCGCGTCTCCACGTCGGTCACGCTAACGCCCGTCCGGACGTCGACCCCCGTCTCTCGAGCGCGGTCGGCGAACCAGTTCGCGACCGCGGTCGGATCGCAGATCCGGTCGTCCGGCGTGTAGAGCCCGCCCTCGAGGCCGGCGGGCTCGATCCCGAACTCGGCGAGTTCGGCCGGCTCGAGGAACGACGCATCCGTTCCGTGTTCGCGAAGTGTCGCTGCGGAGTTCTCGAGTCGCTCGGCGAACGTCACCGTCTCCGCGACGTAGACGATTCCGATCCGATCGGCCTCGAGATCGCCGCCCTCGAACAGCGGGCGGTAGGCCTCGTGTGCGCGGTTTCGAAAGCGCAGGTCGAACGGCTCCGGGTCGACGGCGGTCCGCATCAGGAGGCCGGCGGAGGCCGCCGTCGTCTCGGTCCCGATCCGGGAGCGCTCGATCAGGGTCACGTCGTGGTCGGTCGGACCGAGCCGCGACGCGATCGCCGTACCGACGATCCCGCCGCCGACGATGACGATGTGCATACCGTCTCGTACGACGGCGGGCGATAAATCACCATTCTCGACGTTCCGTCGTGTCGGCCGGCGTCCCTGATACACACTGAAGTGCTCCCCTCGCGATGGTCGCGACATGGTGCGGATACTCTCCGACGAGGACGTCGCGTCGGTGCTCGACCTCGAGGAACTCCTCCCAATCGTCGCCGACGCATTCGAGAAACAGCACGCGGGCGCCGTCGAACGACCGGAGCGCCCACATTACCCGATCGGAACGGGCCTCGATCCGGATGCCCCGAGCGAGCCGACCGGGACGGGTCTCTGTATGCCGGCCTACGTCCACGGCGCGTCCTACGCCGCCACGAAACTCGTCGCCGTCTGCGAGGACAACCCGGAGCGCGGGCTGCCGACCGTCACCGCGCAGATCGCGCTCACCGACGCCGAAACCGGCCAGCCGGTCGGCTACCTGGCGGGGAACCGGGTCACCAGCGCCAGAACCGGCTGTATCGGCGGCCTCGCGGTACGCGAACTGGCGGCGGACGGTCCGATCGATCTCGGGGTGATCGGCGCCGGCACGCAGGCCCGGTGGCAGACGCGAGCGATCGCCGCCGCGGTCGGGACGGATCTCGAGTCGATCAGGGTTTACTCGCCGAGCGACTCCCGCTTCGCCTGCGCCGAGGAACTCGAGGGTGAACTCGGCGTTCCAACGACGCCGGTCGAGAGCCCCGGCGAAGCCGTCTCCGACGCGTCGGTCGTCGTCACGGCGACGACGAGCACCGAGCCGGTCTTCCCCGGCGACGCGCTCGCGGACGGAACGCTCGTCGTCGCGGTCGGCGCGTACACGCCCGAAATGCGCGAACTGGACGAGGAAACCGTCGACCGGGCGGAGCAGATCGTCGCCGACGTCCCGACGGAGGCCGCCGAGACCGGCGACCTTCGCTCCCACTCCGACCGCGAAATTCGGCCGTTCGGCGGCGTTCTCGCCGGCGAGTTCGGTCGCGAATCGCCGGACGAGCGTATCGTCATGGCGAGCGTCGGGACGGCGGTGCTCGACGCCGCGGCCGCCGAACTCGTCTACGACCGGGCCGCCGAGGACGAGGTCGGAACGAGCGTCCCGCTCTGAGAACCCCCCGTGCGGCCACGACACTCAAATACCGCGTCCGTGAAGCATTCGTCTGTATCGATGATCGAAACCGGAGCTGGGAGGCCCCGCGCTCGTCGCGAGGGTTGGATGCGGCGCGAACGGGGTAGACAGTCGTGACCGCTGGGTCAGCAGCCTACGTCGATCGCGTCACGGACGCCTTCTTCGCCCTCGACACCGACTTCCGATTTACCTACCTCAACGAGCAGGCGGCAGCCCTGCTCGAGGGGTCGCCTGGAGAACTGATCGGTCGGGCCGTCTGGGACGAGTTTCCCCGCGCCGTCGAGACGCAGTTCCCCGGCGGATTTTACCGGGCGATGGACGAGCAGGTCCCGGTGACGTTCGAGGTGTACCACGGTCGTCTCGAAAGCTGGTTCGAAGT
This DNA window, taken from Natronococcus sp. CG52, encodes the following:
- a CDS encoding GNAT family N-acetyltransferase, with product MVDYRPIPDEREVFHEYRSYAFRPEEGLPPYDPDEHEDPRATRGARRAIYDDTDAGDERPRTVCRHYWLEARVRGEAHPTAGLASVATPPEYRRRGHVRQLLKHSLEEYRDRGDRFSILWPFEYRFYRQYGWDTANRLVSHAFEPDVLSFARGADADGSFRPFGADDYDALEPAYEAAAEGLALERDDEWWRHRVFGGHDVDPFVYAYERDGEVAGYLVYAIGSDGDGRTMRVSELIAVDTDALLALLAFCYDHDSQVGRIELRVSETVPIRELAMEPDEIETTIDDGPMVRLVDVAETLPALSPPDASASLTLAVEDPLANWNDGRFALEAASGRLTCERLDAASDAGSDATLDVGALSQLAVGARSATDLERTGRLEADPDAVSTLEFLFPETDVYFGEYF
- a CDS encoding NAD(P)/FAD-dependent oxidoreductase, whose amino-acid sequence is MRTVVIGGGIVGLSSAYALAERGVDVVVCEKGSIGSGSTERAAGGIRAQFSTPTNVELSVASMAVWDTFEERFGTDIDYRRTGYLFLARAAETASALEQAVEMQNERGVPSEILDPDAAREHCPGIDPEKFVAASYSPTDGFADPHLALQAYARAAADAGVDIRTKTLITDVLRNAEGSGSRDEGRVTGVETPDGRLEADFVVNAAGPWARRVAEMAGVSLPIAPKRRQMVVVDPEEPVPETDPLTIDLETGTYFRPERDGEALVGGHLTDDDPDRDPDGYDRGIEFDWAADVLETASEWTTYFGPESRIKRGWAGLYAVTPDDNAILEETVPGLVTAAGFSGHGFQHAPATGRIVAELIVDGEASLVDIEALSSDRFEAGIERVERNVV
- a CDS encoding NAD(P)/FAD-dependent oxidoreductase — protein: MHIVIVGGGIVGTAIASRLGPTDHDVTLIERSRIGTETTAASAGLLMRTAVDPEPFDLRFRNRAHEAYRPLFEGGDLEADRIGIVYVAETVTFAERLENSAATLREHGTDASFLEPAELAEFGIEPAGLEGGLYTPDDRICDPTAVANWFADRARETGVDVRTGVSVTDVETRSGAVSAVDTDAGRLEADRVVNATGPWAPELNELVGVSLPLCHTRGPMVALDCREPLECPTAIFESKRYVRPAGETGAWIGAYRTEYVEGQRYDLRDRSLPEGFAESVTALETAVPALEGASVVDEWVGYRTVTPDGRPIVGETAVDGYLVAVGMTGKGITLAPAVADVVREMLADEVDPEVRRRLSPDRFRDDRTERTR
- a CDS encoding ornithine cyclodeaminase family protein, with the protein product MVRILSDEDVASVLDLEELLPIVADAFEKQHAGAVERPERPHYPIGTGLDPDAPSEPTGTGLCMPAYVHGASYAATKLVAVCEDNPERGLPTVTAQIALTDAETGQPVGYLAGNRVTSARTGCIGGLAVRELAADGPIDLGVIGAGTQARWQTRAIAAAVGTDLESIRVYSPSDSRFACAEELEGELGVPTTPVESPGEAVSDASVVVTATTSTEPVFPGDALADGTLVVAVGAYTPEMRELDEETVDRAEQIVADVPTEAAETGDLRSHSDREIRPFGGVLAGEFGRESPDERIVMASVGTAVLDAAAAELVYDRAAEDEVGTSVPL